DNA sequence from the Campylobacter concisus genome:
GGCGCGATTTTGCCGTAGCAAAGCTCCTCAAAGATGACGCGATTTACTTCCGCCATATCCCCCGCGCTTGGCAAAAGCACCTCCGCGCCGCCCTCTATCAGCCGACTTTTGTAAAAATCCTGCGTCATCGTATAAACGGTGCCGAGCAGCCCTACCTTAGCGACGCCTGCGTTTTTTAGCGCTTTTAGCGTGGCGTCCGCGATGTGCGCTACGGGCACGCTAACGGCGCTTTGCACGGCGTTAAAGCACCTGTGCATCGTGTTTGTGCAGATGAAGATAAAATCCGCCCCGCCACCTTGTAAAATCCTAGCATGCCGTGCCAAAATTTCGCCCGCGTCCTCCCATCTGTTTTCGCGCTGGCAGGCCTCGATCTCCTCGAAATTTACGCTGCTTAGCAGTATCTCTGCGCTGCTAAGGCCGCCCAAGCACTCGTTTATTTTACGATTTATTTGCTCGTAATACGTTATCGTAGACTCAAAACTCA
Encoded proteins:
- a CDS encoding aspartate/glutamate racemase family protein gives rise to the protein MKKIGLIGGMSFESTITYYEQINRKINECLGGLSSAEILLSSVNFEEIEACQRENRWEDAGEILARHARILQGGGADFIFICTNTMHRCFNAVQSAVSVPVAHIADATLKALKNAGVAKVGLLGTVYTMTQDFYKSRLIEGGAEVLLPSAGDMAEVNRVIFEELCYGKIAPSSKANFLRIIEDFRSCGAQGAILGCTEIGMLVSQADTDMRLFDTTQIHIDAAVEAALSMLNQNGR